In Chryseobacterium geocarposphaerae, the following are encoded in one genomic region:
- a CDS encoding DUF6438 domain-containing protein, which translates to MKYLFGLLMAIFLFSCSTQKSPSKYSTIEYEAGACFGSCPIFKITINPDRSAVLEAEHFNFSKEFSKAEFSKPREGTFKGTIKEEDYNKLLALLDGLDIKKLNDKYGERNITDLPTSYLRINFTDNTSKTVEDYGKKGTEKLAEVYRFFEDLRTNQQWTKVK; encoded by the coding sequence ATGAAATATCTATTCGGCTTATTAATGGCAATATTTTTATTCTCTTGCTCTACTCAAAAGAGTCCTTCAAAATATTCAACTATAGAATATGAAGCTGGGGCTTGTTTTGGATCCTGCCCTATTTTTAAAATCACAATTAATCCGGACAGAAGTGCCGTTCTGGAAGCAGAGCATTTTAATTTTTCCAAAGAATTTTCAAAAGCGGAATTTTCAAAACCAAGGGAAGGAACTTTCAAAGGAACCATTAAAGAAGAGGATTATAATAAACTTCTTGCTTTATTGGATGGTCTTGATATAAAAAAACTAAATGATAAGTACGGGGAAAGAAACATTACGGATCTTCCGACTTCTTATTTAAGAATCAATTTTACAGATAATACTTCAAAAACAGTAGAGGATTATGGTAAAAAAGGAACTGAAAAACTAGCTGAAGTTTACAGGTTTTTTGAGGATCTGAGAACTAATCAGCAGTGGACAAAAGTGAAATAA
- a CDS encoding inorganic phosphate transporter, translated as MEFPILLIVIIALALIFDYINGFHDAANSIATIVSTKVLTPFQAVLWAALWNFAAFFIAAYIIGEFKIGNTIAKTVNENFITLEVIFSGLVAAIAWNLLTWWFGIPSSSSHTLIGGFLGAALMHAFMMDYHSVAAAQPDLGFWGTIKEAFNQVTHQSVVKFDKVIPIFLFIFMAPIIGMVISIIITLIIVHLYKRSNPHKADKSFKRLQLGSSALFSLGHGLNDAQKVMGIIGAALIYYHVEMLKDPVYLNIPATGRFDYFAEHYLWVPLVSFLAIGLGTMSGGWKIIKTMGTKITKVTSLEGVSAETAGAITLFITDHFGIPVSTTHTITGSIIGVGLTKRVSAVRWGITVSLLWAWVLTIPISAIVAGITYLLVTFLS; from the coding sequence ATGGAATTTCCGATTTTACTTATAGTTATTATTGCTTTGGCCTTAATATTTGATTACATCAATGGTTTTCACGATGCAGCCAATTCAATTGCGACTATTGTTTCTACAAAAGTTTTAACTCCCTTCCAGGCTGTACTTTGGGCAGCGCTTTGGAATTTTGCAGCTTTCTTTATTGCTGCTTATATCATTGGAGAATTTAAAATTGGTAACACAATTGCCAAAACGGTTAACGAAAATTTTATCACTCTTGAAGTTATCTTTTCAGGTCTTGTTGCGGCAATTGCCTGGAACCTTTTAACTTGGTGGTTTGGTATTCCTTCATCTTCCTCTCATACCTTAATTGGTGGTTTCCTCGGAGCGGCTTTAATGCACGCTTTTATGATGGACTATCACTCTGTTGCTGCGGCGCAACCGGATTTAGGATTCTGGGGAACGATTAAAGAAGCCTTTAATCAGGTTACTCATCAGAGTGTAGTTAAATTTGATAAAGTAATCCCTATTTTCCTGTTCATCTTCATGGCTCCGATCATAGGTATGGTGATTTCGATTATTATTACATTAATTATCGTTCACCTTTACAAAAGATCAAATCCTCATAAAGCGGATAAGTCTTTTAAAAGATTACAGTTGGGATCTTCAGCTTTATTCAGCTTAGGTCATGGTCTGAATGATGCTCAGAAAGTAATGGGTATTATTGGTGCGGCTTTAATCTATTATCATGTTGAAATGCTTAAAGATCCTGTATATTTGAATATTCCGGCGACAGGACGTTTCGATTATTTCGCAGAGCACTACCTTTGGGTTCCTCTAGTATCATTCCTTGCGATTGGTTTAGGAACAATGAGCGGTGGCTGGAAGATCATCAAAACAATGGGTACGAAAATTACAAAAGTAACTTCACTGGAAGGTGTAAGTGCTGAAACTGCAGGTGCAATTACCTTATTTATTACAGACCATTTCGGTATTCCTGTTTCTACAACACACACGATCACAGGTTCTATCATCGGGGTTGGATTAACAAAAAGGGTTTCTGCCGTAAGATGGGGAATTACCGTAAGTTTACTTTGGGCTTGGGTTTTAACCATTCCGATCTCTGCAATTGTTGCAGGTATCACTTACCTTTTGGTAACATTCTTATCTTAA
- a CDS encoding FkbM family methyltransferase — protein MSLYQRIAENLQYISPSFYKRRYFKSLYKLTKENFSTRNVEPELVWIKEYLQDHSVIFDIGANVGTFLYHLEDKLKPQNIYGFEPNKKLNSRLKRLFPLMHIHSVALSDENTTAEFKVPIINGKMIASRGTLNTSYKEKGEEKSYTEKVEVIKLDDWAKKEAITKLDFIKIDVEGNEMKTLNGARGTIEKFKPTLMVEMEQRHHNTPIWNEIAEVASWGFDVKYLNRKNFELEELTEEVLLKNSSNEKNKTEYINNIIFTPKIQ, from the coding sequence ATGTCTTTATATCAAAGGATTGCAGAAAATCTTCAATATATCAGTCCGAGTTTTTACAAAAGAAGATACTTTAAAAGCTTATACAAGCTTACCAAAGAAAACTTTTCTACACGCAATGTAGAGCCTGAACTGGTTTGGATTAAAGAATATCTTCAGGACCATTCTGTGATTTTTGATATCGGAGCTAATGTAGGAACTTTTTTGTACCACCTGGAAGATAAACTTAAGCCCCAGAACATTTACGGTTTTGAGCCCAATAAAAAGCTTAATAGCAGATTAAAAAGATTATTTCCGTTGATGCACATTCATTCTGTGGCGCTTTCTGACGAAAATACAACAGCTGAATTTAAGGTTCCGATCATTAACGGTAAAATGATTGCTTCCCGCGGAACGCTGAATACTTCCTATAAAGAAAAAGGCGAAGAAAAAAGCTACACCGAAAAAGTAGAAGTCATCAAACTGGATGACTGGGCAAAAAAAGAGGCCATCACCAAGCTTGACTTTATCAAAATAGATGTTGAGGGCAATGAAATGAAAACCCTGAACGGAGCCAGGGGAACGATAGAGAAGTTTAAGCCAACTTTGATGGTGGAGATGGAACAAAGACATCACAACACTCCTATCTGGAATGAAATTGCTGAAGTAGCTTCATGGGGATTTGATGTAAAATACCTGAACAGAAAAAACTTTGAGCTGGAGGAACTGACTGAGGAAGTTTTGCTGAAAAACAGCTCCAACGAAAAAAACAAGACCGAATACATCAATAACATTATTTTCACCCCTAAAATCCAATAA
- a CDS encoding DUF47 domain-containing protein yields the protein MGIGNIFHAFQPKDKIFFVLFEKVTENLVAMSEEFNHGIKDFDLNDDSMLKKMSDYEHKNDELTHEIFVELGKNFITPFDREDIHTLATGLDDIADYIYASTKYIFLYKSPEMKAYSDFSLLIHKACLEIQNAMKNLKGFKNMEQVKEACIKVNSIENIADDLLSNSMVELFETNDAINIIKVSSVLNYLEVVTDKAEDVANTIENIMIKYA from the coding sequence ATGGGAATTGGTAATATTTTCCACGCTTTTCAACCAAAAGATAAAATCTTCTTTGTGCTTTTCGAAAAAGTAACAGAAAACCTTGTAGCAATGTCTGAGGAATTCAACCACGGAATCAAAGACTTCGATCTTAACGACGATTCTATGTTGAAAAAGATGAGCGATTATGAACACAAAAATGATGAGCTTACTCACGAAATCTTCGTAGAATTGGGAAAAAATTTCATTACTCCATTCGACAGAGAAGACATCCATACATTAGCAACAGGATTAGACGATATCGCAGATTATATCTACGCTTCTACAAAATATATTTTCCTTTACAAGTCGCCGGAAATGAAGGCATATTCAGATTTCTCTTTATTGATCCACAAAGCATGTCTTGAAATTCAGAATGCAATGAAAAACCTTAAAGGTTTCAAAAATATGGAGCAGGTAAAAGAAGCTTGTATCAAAGTAAACTCTATTGAAAACATTGCAGACGATTTGTTGTCCAATTCTATGGTAGAATTGTTCGAAACAAATGATGCAATCAATATTATCAAAGTTTCATCTGTACTTAATTATCTTGAAGTAGTAACTGACAAAGCAGAAGATGTTGCCAACACGATTGAGAACATCATGATTAAATACGCTTAA
- a CDS encoding DUF4269 domain-containing protein, which produces MIDFTTIDYLREGNERQKRAYEVLLKHKIFERLSNYSPLLAGTIPIGIDIEGSDLDIICEIKDSAEFEKFLIQVFENFDIKIKKSDTDNEEFLVCNFELEEFPVEIFGQNKPVIEQNAYRHMIAEYKILEEKGEDFKQKIIELKKKGIKTEPAFGILLGLENPYEDLLKF; this is translated from the coding sequence ATGATTGATTTTACAACCATCGATTATTTAAGAGAAGGAAATGAGAGGCAGAAAAGAGCTTATGAAGTTCTTTTAAAGCATAAAATATTCGAAAGGTTAAGTAATTATTCACCGCTTTTAGCCGGGACAATTCCTATTGGAATTGATATTGAAGGAAGCGATTTAGATATTATTTGTGAGATCAAGGATAGTGCTGAGTTTGAGAAATTTTTAATTCAGGTATTTGAAAATTTTGATATAAAGATTAAAAAATCAGATACCGATAATGAAGAATTTTTAGTTTGTAATTTTGAATTGGAAGAATTTCCTGTTGAAATTTTCGGACAAAACAAACCTGTCATTGAGCAAAATGCTTATCGTCATATGATTGCCGAATACAAAATATTAGAGGAAAAAGGAGAAGATTTTAAACAAAAAATAATAGAATTAAAGAAAAAGGGAATCAAAACGGAGCCAGCTTTCGGAATATTGTTAGGATTGGAAAACCCTTATGAAGATCTATTAAAATTTTAA
- a CDS encoding polyprenyl synthetase family protein, producing the protein MEFLDRYQQIVADAIQKYTFKDKPAELYDPMNYIISHGGKRLRPIMVLMACDLFGGDLKEAIKPALAIEFFHNFTLIHDDIMDEAPLRRNKPTIHTLHGINTGILSGDGLMLKAYKFFEDLEPEIFKACIRIFTHTGLLLCEGQQYDINFETQEDVTFDDYIRMITYKTGVLSASSFEIGAMIAKANFKDAKAIFNFGKHIGIAFQIMDDYLDVFGDQAQFGKKHAGDIYENKKTVLYLMAREHATEEERKELDYWYSKKTENIDKVYGVEKIFRRTKVDEKALRLIEKHNEIGQSYLQKIDIPEEKKKPFAELANYLLRRES; encoded by the coding sequence ATGGAATTTTTAGACCGATACCAACAGATTGTTGCTGATGCTATTCAAAAGTATACTTTCAAAGATAAGCCTGCAGAACTATATGATCCGATGAACTACATCATTTCACATGGTGGAAAACGTCTCCGTCCGATTATGGTTTTAATGGCATGTGATTTATTTGGAGGTGATTTAAAAGAAGCCATAAAGCCTGCTTTGGCTATCGAGTTTTTCCATAATTTTACACTGATCCATGATGATATTATGGATGAAGCACCTTTAAGAAGGAATAAACCGACTATTCATACCTTACATGGTATCAATACAGGAATTCTTTCAGGAGACGGTTTGATGTTGAAGGCATATAAGTTTTTTGAAGATCTTGAGCCTGAAATCTTTAAAGCCTGTATCAGAATCTTTACTCATACGGGTTTACTATTGTGCGAAGGACAGCAGTATGATATCAACTTTGAGACTCAGGAAGATGTGACTTTTGATGACTATATCAGGATGATTACTTATAAAACGGGAGTTTTAAGTGCCTCTTCATTCGAAATCGGAGCAATGATTGCAAAAGCTAACTTTAAAGATGCCAAAGCCATTTTTAACTTCGGAAAGCATATCGGAATCGCATTCCAGATTATGGATGATTATTTGGATGTTTTCGGAGACCAGGCGCAGTTTGGTAAAAAACATGCTGGAGATATTTACGAAAACAAAAAGACCGTTCTTTATTTGATGGCGAGAGAACATGCAACGGAAGAGGAAAGAAAAGAACTGGATTACTGGTACTCTAAAAAGACAGAAAATATCGATAAAGTATACGGAGTAGAAAAGATTTTCAGAAGAACAAAAGTAGATGAAAAGGCACTTCGCCTGATTGAAAAACATAACGAAATCGGGCAAAGCTATCTTCAGAAGATCGATATTCCGGAAGAAAAGAAAAAGCCGTTTGCGGAACTTGCGAACTATTTATTGAGAAGAGAGAGTTAA
- a CDS encoding DUF2461 domain-containing protein, with protein MPSVISPKTLDFLKKLDQNNNREWFTENKNLYTESQQNVIAFLEDLLKEMSEFDEELAKIDAKKSLFRIYRDTRFSKDKIPYKTNFGASLGMGKGSQKGGYYLHLEPGKSFIAGGIYMPEPVVLKELRKEISLYGNEFLAILNNKEFKKHFPELDQDDKLKKIPQGFEKEDPMAEFLKLKNFIVIYYLKDEEILNKDAAKNLTKIFRLMKPLNDFLNAPFL; from the coding sequence ATGCCTTCTGTAATTTCCCCAAAAACGTTAGATTTTCTGAAAAAGCTGGATCAAAATAATAACCGCGAATGGTTTACAGAAAATAAAAATCTTTACACAGAGTCCCAGCAAAACGTCATTGCATTTTTGGAAGACCTGCTTAAGGAAATGTCTGAATTTGATGAAGAATTAGCTAAAATTGATGCTAAAAAATCTTTATTCAGAATTTACCGTGACACCAGATTCTCTAAAGACAAAATTCCTTACAAGACCAATTTTGGAGCATCTTTGGGAATGGGAAAAGGAAGCCAGAAAGGAGGATATTATCTTCATCTTGAACCCGGAAAATCTTTTATCGCCGGAGGAATTTATATGCCGGAACCTGTTGTTTTAAAAGAACTTCGAAAAGAGATTTCATTGTATGGAAATGAGTTTCTTGCCATTCTGAACAATAAAGAATTTAAAAAACATTTCCCTGAACTGGATCAGGACGACAAACTCAAAAAAATTCCGCAAGGTTTTGAAAAAGAAGATCCGATGGCTGAATTTTTAAAGCTAAAAAATTTCATCGTAATATATTATCTGAAAGATGAAGAAATACTGAATAAGGATGCAGCAAAAAATCTTACAAAAATTTTCAGGCTAATGAAACCTTTAAATGATTTTCTGAATGCTCCTTTTTTATAA
- a CDS encoding DEAD/DEAH box helicase, translating into MNLFTETNLSPDILKAIGELGYESPTEIQKQTIPFILSDIRDLIALAQTGTGKTAAFSLPILDMIDDTSRKIQLLVLCPTRELCLQIAKDIKNYSKYMQNVKTTAVYGGSSIMEQIRSLKDKPQIIVGTPGRVIDLINRKALDFSAIHWLVLDEADEMLSMGFKDELETILSETPETKQTFLFSATMNKEVERISKNYLTKPHRISVGSINEVKKNIKHEYYVAGYRQKKEALKRLIDSNPNQYSIIFCRTRMETQEVADFLMQNGYAADALHGDLSQAQRDTVMKKFRLKNIDILVATDVAARGLDVNSLTHVIHYSLPDDPEVFVHRSGRTGRAGKDGVSMALIKPEESRKLKQIKSATKIEITEGKIPTGDDIIKAQVGGVFESLFEVHEDFFEFDDSLIPDLSAFSKEELVHKLLQFQLKDLAAYYKDRHDLVEQKLSSRDDDGGSRRDRRDRDRDRGRDRERGDRERGGKPRRRNENMVRFFFNLGKKDQLKKLDVLDIINKATSNGKTKKRAEIGDIEILEKFSFFEVEKSYKDNVLSNIGSMKFKGKEMRAEVAN; encoded by the coding sequence ATGAATTTATTTACGGAGACCAATTTAAGTCCTGATATTCTTAAGGCAATTGGCGAACTGGGTTATGAAAGCCCGACAGAAATCCAAAAACAGACTATCCCTTTTATTCTTTCAGATATTCGCGACTTGATCGCACTTGCGCAGACGGGGACAGGCAAAACAGCAGCATTTTCGCTTCCGATTTTGGATATGATTGACGATACGAGTCGCAAAATCCAATTATTGGTGCTTTGTCCGACACGAGAATTATGTCTTCAGATTGCTAAAGACATTAAGAACTATTCTAAATACATGCAGAATGTAAAAACAACTGCAGTGTATGGGGGAAGTAGTATTATGGAGCAGATCAGATCTTTGAAGGATAAACCACAAATTATTGTAGGAACTCCGGGAAGAGTGATCGACTTGATTAACAGAAAAGCATTAGACTTCTCTGCGATTCATTGGCTGGTTTTAGATGAAGCTGATGAAATGCTTTCAATGGGTTTCAAAGACGAATTGGAAACCATTTTAAGCGAAACTCCTGAAACAAAACAGACTTTCTTGTTCTCGGCTACGATGAACAAAGAAGTAGAGAGGATTTCTAAAAATTATCTGACAAAACCTCACAGAATTTCTGTTGGTTCAATTAACGAAGTTAAGAAGAACATCAAGCATGAATATTATGTGGCTGGTTACCGTCAGAAAAAAGAAGCATTGAAAAGATTGATCGATTCAAATCCGAATCAGTACTCAATTATTTTCTGCAGAACAAGAATGGAAACTCAGGAAGTTGCCGATTTCCTGATGCAGAACGGATATGCAGCAGATGCACTTCATGGAGATCTTTCTCAGGCGCAGAGAGATACGGTAATGAAGAAATTCAGATTGAAGAACATCGATATTTTGGTGGCAACCGACGTTGCAGCAAGAGGGTTGGATGTGAATTCTTTAACGCACGTTATTCATTATTCTTTACCGGATGATCCGGAAGTATTTGTTCACAGAAGTGGTAGAACAGGTAGAGCAGGAAAAGACGGGGTTTCTATGGCATTAATTAAGCCTGAAGAAAGCAGAAAATTAAAGCAGATCAAATCAGCAACAAAAATTGAAATCACAGAAGGGAAAATTCCTACAGGTGATGATATTATAAAAGCTCAGGTGGGGGGTGTTTTCGAAAGTCTTTTCGAAGTGCATGAAGATTTCTTTGAATTTGATGATTCTTTAATTCCTGATTTATCAGCTTTCTCAAAAGAAGAATTGGTTCATAAACTGCTTCAGTTCCAGCTGAAAGATCTTGCCGCTTATTATAAAGACAGACATGATCTGGTTGAACAAAAATTAAGCAGCAGAGATGATGACGGAGGATCTAGAAGAGACAGAAGAGACCGCGACAGAGACAGAGGCAGAGATCGTGAGAGAGGAGACAGAGAGCGTGGCGGAAAACCAAGAAGAAGAAACGAAAATATGGTAAGATTCTTCTTTAATCTGGGGAAAAAAGACCAGCTTAAAAAATTAGATGTTCTGGATATTATCAACAAAGCGACATCTAATGGAAAAACTAAGAAAAGAGCGGAGATTGGTGATATTGAAATTTTAGAAAAATTCTCCTTCTTTGAGGTTGAAAAATCATATAAGGACAATGTTTTAAGTAATATTGGTTCTATGAAGTTCAAAGGAAAAGAAATGAGAGCTGAAGTAGCAAACTAA
- a CDS encoding TatD family hydrolase — protein sequence MIDTHTHLYAEEFDEDRKETIQRAIEKGVTEFYLPAIDSESHEKMLQLEAEYPNQIFSMMGLHPCYVKPESWEKELEIVKNYLDQRTFPAIGEIGIDLYWDKTTLDIQVKAFEQQIDWAIEKDLPIVIHTRESFNETFEVLERKKHPKLRGIFHCFSGNLEQAKRAIDLNFVLGIGGVVTFKNGKIDQFLNEIPLDRIVLETDSPYLAPVPYRGKRNESSYLDLVAGKLVDIYKVDFSEIDRITTENAKKMFVHI from the coding sequence ATGATTGATACACATACCCATTTATACGCAGAAGAATTTGATGAAGACAGAAAAGAAACCATTCAGAGAGCGATAGAAAAAGGAGTTACAGAATTTTATCTTCCTGCGATCGATTCGGAATCTCATGAAAAAATGTTACAGTTGGAAGCTGAATATCCCAACCAGATTTTTTCAATGATGGGATTACATCCATGCTATGTAAAGCCTGAAAGCTGGGAAAAAGAACTGGAAATCGTAAAAAATTATCTGGATCAGAGAACTTTTCCGGCAATCGGAGAAATCGGGATTGATCTGTACTGGGATAAAACAACCTTGGATATTCAGGTGAAAGCTTTCGAACAGCAAATCGATTGGGCCATTGAAAAAGACCTGCCTATCGTAATTCATACCAGAGAAAGTTTTAATGAAACTTTTGAAGTGTTGGAAAGAAAAAAACACCCGAAATTAAGAGGGATTTTCCATTGTTTTTCTGGTAATCTGGAACAGGCAAAACGCGCGATCGACTTAAATTTCGTTTTAGGAATCGGTGGAGTAGTAACATTTAAAAATGGTAAAATTGATCAGTTTTTAAACGAAATTCCTTTGGACAGAATTGTTCTGGAAACTGATTCTCCTTATTTAGCACCGGTTCCGTACCGGGGAAAAAGAAATGAAAGTTCATATCTCGATCTGGTAGCGGGAAAATTGGTTGATATTTATAAGGTGGATTTTTCTGAGATTGACAGAATTACGACGGAGAACGCGAAAAAAATGTTCGTTCATATTTAA
- a CDS encoding DEAD/DEAH box helicase, with protein sequence MNFTDLNLIDPIAKAIQEQGYTTPTPIQERSIPEIIKGRDFLGCAQTGTGKTAAFAIPILQNLSKNKPSNHIKALILTPTRELAIQIEENIKAYGKYLPLKHLVIFGGVKQGNQEAALRKGVDILVATPGRLLDFIAQGIISLKNLEIFVLDEADRMLDMGFVHDVKRIIKLLPQKRQTLFFSATMPAEIQKLADSILNNPVKVEVTPVSSTAETIKQSVYFVEREDKLNLLTHILKNDISDSVLVFARTKHGADKIARKLQKDNIMTEAIHGNKSQNARQNALNNFKSGKTRVLVATDIAARGIDIDELKYVVNFELSDVSETYVHRIGRTGRAGAEGTSISFVDGLDLLNLRNTEKLIGMKIPIVKDHPFHTDNLVVQKRDSNNKPVPAGAEKPKSQDSGSGSSSRKKPKNPASPAASLGFKKPKNKNFTRKK encoded by the coding sequence TTGAATTTTACAGACTTAAATTTAATAGATCCTATTGCAAAAGCAATTCAGGAACAAGGATATACCACCCCCACTCCTATCCAGGAAAGATCGATTCCGGAAATTATAAAAGGGAGGGATTTTCTAGGATGCGCACAAACAGGAACAGGAAAAACAGCTGCATTTGCCATTCCTATTCTTCAAAATCTTTCTAAAAATAAGCCATCGAATCATATTAAAGCTTTAATTTTAACTCCTACGAGAGAATTAGCGATACAGATAGAGGAAAACATCAAAGCTTACGGAAAATACCTACCTTTGAAACATCTTGTTATTTTTGGAGGGGTAAAACAGGGAAATCAGGAAGCTGCCTTGAGAAAAGGTGTAGATATTCTGGTGGCAACTCCTGGAAGATTATTAGACTTTATTGCTCAAGGGATTATCAGCTTAAAGAATCTTGAAATTTTTGTCTTGGATGAGGCAGACAGAATGCTGGATATGGGTTTTGTACACGATGTAAAAAGAATCATCAAACTTTTACCTCAGAAAAGACAGACTTTATTTTTCTCTGCGACCATGCCTGCTGAAATCCAGAAATTGGCAGATTCCATTTTGAACAATCCTGTAAAAGTAGAGGTTACACCCGTTTCATCAACAGCAGAAACGATCAAGCAATCCGTATATTTTGTTGAAAGAGAAGATAAATTAAATCTTTTGACCCATATTTTAAAGAACGATATTTCCGATTCCGTATTGGTTTTCGCCAGAACAAAACACGGAGCCGATAAAATTGCAAGGAAACTCCAAAAGGATAATATCATGACAGAAGCCATTCACGGAAACAAATCCCAAAATGCCCGTCAGAATGCTTTAAACAATTTCAAATCAGGGAAAACAAGAGTATTGGTTGCCACCGATATTGCAGCGAGAGGAATTGATATTGATGAACTAAAATATGTAGTGAACTTCGAACTTTCCGACGTTTCCGAAACCTATGTCCACAGAATCGGAAGAACAGGAAGAGCGGGTGCAGAAGGTACTTCTATTTCATTTGTAGACGGCTTGGACTTATTAAATCTGAGGAACACCGAAAAATTGATCGGCATGAAAATACCGATCGTAAAGGATCATCCGTTCCATACAGATAATCTGGTTGTCCAGAAAAGGGATTCAAATAATAAGCCTGTTCCGGCAGGTGCAGAGAAGCCTAAATCACAGGATTCCGGTTCCGGTTCTTCCTCAAGAAAAAAACCGAAAAATCCGGCTTCACCGGCAGCTTCGTTAGGATTTAAGAAGCCTAAGAATAAGAATTTCACCAGAAAGAAATAA
- a CDS encoding GSCFA domain-containing protein — protein sequence MKFRTEVDIKESGKKIEVEDKIFSIGSCFASEMSDLLQKGQLQTINNPFGTIFNPFSIHNAVKRLHDAGFYEEEELITFNDEFISLDHHTSFDTRYIHQTLDKINKKIEEGNSFLQDSNWIIITYGTSFIYEFIPKQKLVANCHKIPQKFFEKRLLTHQELTDSIYDTILNLKDICKEDVQILFTVSPVRHTKDGMIENQLSKSKLITAVHEVISQFENCHYLPVYEIVMDDLRDYRFYKEDMIHPNNQAVNYIFEKFGGAYFSEGTKDFIKENFKIMKALEHRTDDEKDPKYIEFKEKLNQRIEVQRQKVKHSIFSND from the coding sequence ATGAAATTCAGAACAGAAGTTGACATTAAAGAATCGGGGAAGAAGATTGAGGTTGAAGATAAAATATTTTCAATAGGTTCGTGTTTTGCTTCCGAAATGTCAGACTTACTTCAGAAAGGGCAGCTTCAGACCATTAATAACCCTTTCGGTACTATTTTTAATCCCTTTTCAATCCATAATGCTGTCAAAAGGCTGCATGATGCAGGATTTTATGAAGAAGAGGAATTAATTACCTTTAATGACGAATTTATTTCTCTGGATCATCATACAAGTTTTGATACAAGGTATATTCATCAGACGCTGGATAAAATTAATAAGAAAATTGAAGAAGGAAATTCTTTTCTTCAAGACTCCAACTGGATTATTATTACGTATGGAACTTCATTTATCTATGAATTTATTCCGAAGCAAAAACTGGTAGCCAATTGCCATAAAATTCCTCAAAAATTCTTTGAAAAAAGATTACTGACCCATCAGGAGCTTACGGATTCTATCTATGATACCATTTTGAACTTGAAGGATATCTGTAAAGAGGATGTCCAGATTTTATTTACGGTTTCTCCGGTCCGTCATACAAAAGACGGAATGATTGAGAATCAATTAAGTAAATCAAAATTAATTACAGCTGTTCACGAGGTTATTTCCCAATTTGAAAACTGCCATTATCTTCCCGTTTACGAAATTGTAATGGATGATCTCCGGGACTACCGTTTTTATAAGGAAGATATGATTCATCCGAATAATCAGGCGGTCAACTATATTTTTGAAAAATTTGGTGGTGCTTATTTTTCTGAGGGCACAAAAGATTTTATTAAAGAGAATTTTAAAATCATGAAAGCCTTAGAACACAGAACTGACGATGAAAAAGATCCTAAATATATTGAATTCAAGGAAAAATTGAATCAAAGGATTGAAGTTCAGAGGCAAAAAGTAAAACACTCAATCTTTTCCAATGATTGA